The following coding sequences lie in one Notolabrus celidotus isolate fNotCel1 chromosome 20, fNotCel1.pri, whole genome shotgun sequence genomic window:
- the LOC117832112 gene encoding RNA-binding protein with serine-rich domain 1-like produces MAPSPTKRKEEEKTKDRGKEKTSTKEGDKDRGRDKARKRRSASTGSSSRSSSSSSSSSGSSSGSSRGSSSSGSSRSGSSTSRSSSSSSSSGSPSPSRRRHDNRRRSRSASKTQKRGDDKERRKRSPSPKPTRIHLKRLTRNVTKEHIQEIFSTYGKIKAVDMPVDRVHTHLTKGFAYVEFETPEEAQKALKHMDGGQIDGQEITAAAVLPQRIRPPPRRLSPPRRMPPPPPMWRRTPPRMRRRSRSPRRRSPVRRRSRSRSPGRRRHRSRSSSNSSR; encoded by the exons AT GGCACCATCCCCGACAAAAcgaaaggaggaggaaaaaacaaaagacagagggaaagaaaagacCAGTACAAAGGAGGGGGACAAAGACAGAGGACGGGATAAAGCAAGGAAACGGCGCAGTGCTTCtactggcagcagcagcag ATCCAGCTCTTCTTCAAGCAGCAGCTCTGGTTCCAGCTCTGGTTCCTCAAGAGGATCAAGCTCATCTGGTTCCAGCCGTTCTGGCTCTTCAACTTCCcgttcctcttcctcctccagctcctcaggcTCACCAAGCCCCAGCCGTAGGCGCCATGACAATCGTCGGCGCTCACGCTCAGC GTCTAAAACACAAAAGAGGGGAGATGATAAGGAGCGAAGGAAAAGAAGCCCAAGCCCCAAGCCAACCAGAATTCACTTGAAGCGACTGACCAGGAATGTCACCAAG gaacacatacaaGAGATCTTTTCCACTTATGGAAAAATCAAAGCAGTTGATATGCCAGTGGACAGAGTCCATACCCACTTGACCAAGGGCTTCGCCTATGTGGAATTTGAAACTCCCGAAGAGGCCCAGAAAGCTTTAAAACATATGGATGGAG GACAGATTGATGGACAGGAAATCACTGCAGCCGCTGTGCTACCTCAACGAATCCGTCCTCCACCTCGGAGACTTTCTCCCCCTCGCAGAATGCCCCCGCCCCCGCCTATGTGGCGTCGCACACCACCACGCATGAGGAGAAG ATCTCGCTCACCTAGGAGACGGTCCCCAGTCCGCCGCCGCTCTCGCTCAAGATCTCCCGGTCGCAGACGCCATCGCTCTCGCTCCAGCTCTAATTCCTCCAGATAG